A section of the Schistosoma haematobium chromosome ZW, whole genome shotgun sequence genome encodes:
- the CHD4 gene encoding choline dehydrogenase 4, variant 4 (EggNog:ENOG410V5V9~COG:K) — protein sequence MYFSTFCLQRWIANYPKRAGSRRRYLLRWGVESHTLIPERVLAVGDSFTPERFKKVEGIDSKDKSNRPPNTMKWPEYREVLVKWLHLPYIYATWETVESDILSLNSRGVDHKSQKSAYKVLDPCGRNLLPRLVRRHIIRLADKYCSRVATILCDVYGNQLTPGRKNRSTGNWKVCSLFCYILISSVLRFRQLLIF from the coding sequence ATGTATTTTTCTACTTTCTGTTTGCAAAGGTGGATTGCTAATTATCCGAAACGTGCTGGTTCACGTCGTCGCTATCTTCTACGATGGGGTGTCGAAAGTCACACACTTATTCCTGAACGTGTTTTAGCTGTTGGGGATTCATTCACTCCTGAAAGGTTTAAAAAGGTTGAGGGAATAGACAGCAAAGACAAGTCTAATCGACCACCTAATACAATGAAGTGGCCAGAATATAGAGAAGTCCTTGTCAAATGGTTGCATTTACCGTATATTTATGCAACGTGGGAGACAGTTGAATCAGATATATTGAGTTTGAACTCTCGTGGAGTTGATCATAAAAGTCAAAAAAGTGCATACAAAGTTCTTGATCCTTGCGGACGCAATTTATTACCACGTCTAGTGAGGCGACATATCATTAGGCTAGCTGATAAATATTGCTCTCGTGTTGCGACCATACTATGTGATGTATACGGAAATCAACTTACACCGGGAAGAAAGAATAGAAGTACCGGAAATTGGAAAGTATGTTCTTTATTTTGTTACATACTTATATCTTCTGTACTTCGTTTTAGACAGCTACTTATTTTCTAG